A region of Moorena producens PAL-8-15-08-1 DNA encodes the following proteins:
- a CDS encoding reverse transcriptase N-terminal domain-containing protein produces MNKSKTLENQTVEWNKVNWRKLEKTLFKLQKRIFRASVRGDVRAVRKLQKTLMKSWTAKMIAVRRVTQENKGKKTAGIDGVKALTNKQRLTLVANLKTPKKRAKPTRRVWIPKPGRKEKRPLGIPTIYDRVLQALAKQAIEPEWEARFESNSYGFRPGRSCHDAIQAIFSGINKMPKWVLDADISKCFDKINHDALLLKLNTYPSMRRLIKSWLQAGVMDNNTFLPTDKGTPQGGIISPQKREHSPSRNGKSNQKIRRIYEWKESHK; encoded by the coding sequence ATGAATAAGTCTAAAACGCTGGAAAACCAGACGGTGGAATGGAATAAAGTCAACTGGCGAAAGCTAGAAAAGACTTTGTTTAAGTTGCAAAAACGAATATTTCGAGCCTCTGTTCGTGGTGATGTCCGCGCGGTTAGAAAGCTGCAAAAGACTCTGATGAAATCCTGGACAGCCAAAATGATTGCGGTCAGAAGGGTTACCCAAGAAAATAAAGGTAAAAAGACTGCCGGAATAGATGGGGTTAAAGCTTTAACCAATAAGCAACGCCTCACCTTAGTAGCCAACCTGAAAACCCCCAAAAAAAGGGCAAAGCCAACCAGAAGGGTCTGGATTCCCAAACCCGGAAGAAAGGAAAAACGCCCACTAGGTATCCCAACTATTTACGACCGTGTTCTACAAGCACTTGCCAAACAGGCCATAGAACCTGAATGGGAAGCACGATTTGAATCCAACTCATATGGGTTCAGACCAGGACGCTCATGTCATGATGCCATCCAAGCAATATTTAGTGGAATCAACAAAATGCCTAAATGGGTATTAGACGCTGATATCTCTAAATGCTTCGATAAAATCAATCACGATGCCCTTCTTTTAAAATTAAATACTTATCCTTCCATGAGACGTTTAATTAAGTCCTGGCTTCAAGCCGGTGTGATGGATAATAATACATTCTTGCCTACAGACAAAGGCACTCCACAGGGTGGAATTATTTCTCCACAAAAGCGCGAACATAGCCCTTCACGGAATGGAAAATCGAATCAAAAAATACGCAGAATCTATGAATGGAAGGAAAGCCACAAATAG
- a CDS encoding group II intron reverse transcriptase codes for MENRIKKYAESMNGRKATNRKALNLIRYADDFVIMHKDQKVVEECQRIINEWLNDMGLELKPSKTKITHTFDGFDFLGFNIRQYKVGKNHSKQGFKTIIKPSKEKVLEHYKQLSKVIERHKAAPQEALISRLKPIIRGWSNYYRGVCSKETFKTVGNLLWNKLQRWGYRRHPNKSKSWVINKYWGTIERDNWMFMTEDGNYLPRHAKTEIVRHIKVQDTRSPYDGDLIYWNTRMRKHPEMTTQKGRLLERQEGKCTHCGLTFRDGDLLEKHHITPRALGGNNSDKNLELLHLHCHDAKHGRKLSSNELDENPF; via the coding sequence ATGGAAAATCGAATCAAAAAATACGCAGAATCTATGAATGGAAGGAAAGCCACAAATAGAAAGGCATTAAACTTGATTCGTTACGCAGATGACTTTGTCATCATGCATAAAGACCAGAAAGTGGTAGAAGAATGTCAGAGAATCATCAATGAATGGCTAAATGACATGGGATTGGAATTAAAACCCAGCAAGACCAAAATTACCCACACATTTGATGGATTTGATTTCTTAGGATTCAATATCCGTCAATACAAAGTAGGTAAAAATCACTCAAAGCAAGGTTTTAAAACCATCATCAAACCATCTAAGGAAAAAGTACTAGAGCATTATAAGCAGCTCTCAAAGGTCATCGAACGACATAAAGCTGCTCCACAAGAGGCTTTAATTAGCCGGTTGAAACCTATCATACGCGGATGGAGTAATTACTACAGAGGAGTCTGTAGTAAAGAAACTTTCAAAACGGTTGGAAACCTGCTCTGGAACAAACTTCAAAGATGGGGTTACAGGAGACATCCCAACAAATCAAAATCCTGGGTAATCAATAAGTATTGGGGAACCATAGAAAGAGACAACTGGATGTTCATGACCGAGGACGGTAACTACCTCCCTAGACATGCCAAAACAGAAATTGTCAGACACATTAAGGTTCAAGACACCAGGAGTCCATACGATGGAGACCTAATCTATTGGAATACCAGAATGAGAAAACATCCCGAGATGACCACTCAAAAGGGAAGGCTTTTAGAACGGCAAGAAGGGAAATGCACTCATTGCGGTCTCACTTTCAGAGACGGAGATTTATTGGAAAAGCACCACATAACACCGCGCGCACTGGGTGGAAACAATTCAGATAAAAATCTGGAATTACTACACCTACATTGTCACGATGCCAAACACGGAAGGAAACTTAGTTCTAACGAATTAGATGAAAACCCGTTCTAG
- a CDS encoding helix-turn-helix domain-containing protein — protein MGLIRLRVRELAAEKGWTLKELSDRSGVTYSTVASYARRDAMSMTDFTAILKLARAFDVMVEDLVEVIEE, from the coding sequence ATGGGATTAATTAGGTTGCGAGTTCGAGAATTAGCGGCAGAGAAGGGTTGGACCTTGAAAGAACTTTCCGACCGTTCCGGAGTAACCTATAGCACTGTGGCTAGTTATGCCCGACGTGACGCCATGAGCATGACGGACTTTACAGCAATTCTGAAGCTAGCTCGCGCTTTTGATGTTATGGTTGAAGATTTGGTAGAGGTTATAGAGGAGTAG
- a CDS encoding DUF262 domain-containing protein, whose protein sequence is MFEPLVQDTTKAQSESIDTILGRLKKRRVYIPDYQRDANQWNLRKQSLFIESILNNLTIPGFFFCEDDTRKYEVVDGQQRLNTLRSFANDEFSISDDKTIDYILPDAHLYIGKKYSELEDDLKDIFNDYPLTIIYLPKSIELQTKLEIFRRINEGGTPLSGQDIRLAYYSQSRSVTFIRLVGIHDNPTDTNEEVSEDDEPNSTTKPFQRMIELAQRQGLSNPWDKFDEAREPWYQWWHGKEKAKGQTPSLMFLWYLICLERQKLDDLLKRPNHLKMSFNGSTENALDIYCSQLQYQEDSKEERSPQILSNFQVISEEYFPLFVNWMKFILSRGLNGISVDKYKQLALFIAGAAELKISPQELSDTQWNHAGEFIRTPRNKAREILNEKNGYPEPKGQWTGEKGQKQQCDKVVEIVRLILNK, encoded by the coding sequence ATGTTTGAACCTTTAGTACAAGACACCACAAAAGCTCAAAGCGAAAGCATAGACACAATCTTAGGAAGGTTAAAAAAAAGGCGTGTCTATATTCCTGATTACCAGAGAGATGCTAATCAATGGAACCTTAGGAAACAATCACTTTTTATTGAGTCTATTCTTAACAACCTTACTATTCCAGGTTTCTTCTTTTGTGAAGATGATACCCGAAAATACGAAGTAGTTGATGGGCAACAACGACTCAACACTCTCAGAAGTTTTGCTAATGATGAGTTTTCGATTAGTGATGATAAAACTATTGACTATATTCTACCAGACGCTCATCTATATATCGGCAAAAAATACAGCGAATTGGAGGATGATCTTAAAGATATATTTAATGATTATCCGCTGACTATAATTTATCTTCCTAAAAGTATAGAGTTACAAACTAAGCTAGAAATATTTAGACGAATCAACGAAGGAGGAACTCCTCTTTCTGGTCAAGATATTCGTTTAGCTTATTACAGTCAGTCTAGAAGTGTAACGTTTATTCGTTTAGTTGGAATTCATGATAATCCTACTGACACTAATGAAGAGGTGAGTGAAGATGATGAACCCAACTCTACTACAAAGCCTTTTCAACGAATGATTGAGTTAGCGCAAAGACAAGGACTTTCTAATCCTTGGGATAAATTTGATGAAGCTAGAGAGCCTTGGTACCAATGGTGGCATGGTAAAGAAAAAGCAAAAGGTCAAACACCATCATTGATGTTCTTGTGGTACTTAATCTGTCTTGAACGTCAAAAACTTGATGATTTATTGAAAAGGCCGAATCATCTCAAAATGTCTTTTAACGGCTCAACGGAGAACGCCTTAGATATTTACTGTAGTCAACTTCAGTATCAAGAAGATTCAAAAGAAGAAAGAAGCCCACAAATACTTTCAAACTTTCAAGTGATTTCGGAAGAGTATTTTCCCCTATTTGTTAATTGGATGAAATTCATTTTATCACGAGGCTTGAACGGAATTAGTGTCGATAAGTACAAGCAGCTTGCTCTCTTTATAGCCGGAGCTGCTGAGCTAAAAATATCTCCCCAAGAATTATCAGATACACAATGGAATCATGCGGGTGAATTCATTCGTACCCCTCGAAATAAAGCCAGAGAGATACTTAATGAAAAAAATGGATACCCAGAACCAAAAGGTCAATGGACTGGAGAAAAAGGACAGAAGCAACAGTGTGATAAAGTTGTTGAAATTGTTAGATTAATTTTGAATAAATAG
- a CDS encoding HNH endonuclease: MVDLPEGLSPCNPSLRTFPLTWKEAYFRQNFNSELNGYVCPLCHRLFRGPKGFRELKADHIHPFSKGGLTTWDNLQLLCLRCNAQKSDRI, translated from the coding sequence ATGGTTGATTTACCAGAAGGACTATCTCCCTGTAATCCTAGCCTAAGAACTTTTCCTTTAACTTGGAAAGAAGCTTACTTTAGGCAGAATTTTAATAGCGAGTTAAATGGGTATGTCTGTCCTCTGTGTCACAGGTTATTTCGAGGACCCAAAGGATTTCGAGAGCTTAAAGCTGATCATATTCATCCTTTTAGCAAAGGTGGTTTAACTACCTGGGATAATCTTCAACTTCTTTGCCTTCGATGTAACGCACAAAAAAGCGATCGCATTTAG
- a CDS encoding DUF790 family protein — protein MLPTDLLISRQNGEEIIPKRLLINNQTCAMAAELIDCFIEATGSTQGDLDRKLSDWEGDSPDYRVKRGLAHILKTSFSTFEVVSPIDPKELRQRVFALAAQSVPSRQATQTTLESVSTALSEELNQEVLPEQISKGLYADLHENRILTQFDHPAPEALLHRYNLSQVQGIFYRASEMTLNAHRNVPGEYKLLIRYLKLFQLMTYIEGDADHGFTITIDGPTSLFKPSTRYGLAIAKLIPALLHVTKWSLKATLQSRDSYSGTIKTGHFSLNDRCGLVTHYPPGKPYDSMLEASFAKRWESQKTQWVLEREVDLIPIPGSVMVPDFRLVHPDGRNFLLEIIGYWRPEYLRKKFAQVRKAECDNLILAISERLNLDKAGVTVKNLPAQVVWFKDKLSPKAVLELLE, from the coding sequence ATGCTACCGACTGATTTGCTAATTAGTAGACAAAATGGCGAAGAAATCATTCCCAAACGGTTGCTGATTAACAATCAGACCTGTGCTATGGCAGCTGAGTTAATCGACTGCTTTATTGAGGCTACTGGTAGTACCCAAGGGGACCTAGACCGTAAGTTGTCCGATTGGGAAGGAGATAGCCCTGACTACCGGGTTAAACGAGGTTTAGCCCATATTCTTAAAACGAGCTTCAGTACCTTTGAAGTTGTTAGCCCCATAGACCCTAAGGAACTCCGCCAACGAGTCTTTGCTCTGGCGGCTCAATCTGTCCCTAGTCGCCAGGCAACTCAGACCACTCTAGAAAGCGTGAGCACTGCTTTATCTGAGGAATTAAACCAGGAAGTGTTGCCTGAGCAAATTTCTAAAGGACTTTATGCGGATTTACACGAAAATCGTATTCTGACTCAGTTCGATCACCCAGCACCAGAGGCATTACTGCATCGCTATAATTTATCTCAAGTCCAGGGTATTTTTTATCGGGCATCTGAGATGACTCTGAATGCTCACCGCAATGTTCCAGGGGAGTATAAGCTATTAATCCGCTATTTGAAGTTGTTTCAGCTGATGACTTACATTGAAGGGGATGCGGATCATGGCTTCACGATTACTATTGATGGACCGACTAGTTTATTTAAGCCGAGTACTCGCTATGGTTTAGCGATCGCAAAACTGATTCCAGCCTTACTACACGTTACTAAATGGAGTCTCAAGGCTACCTTACAAAGCCGTGACTCTTACAGCGGTACGATCAAGACGGGGCATTTTAGCCTTAATGACCGCTGTGGCTTGGTGACTCACTATCCCCCTGGTAAACCCTACGACAGTATGTTAGAGGCTTCCTTTGCGAAGCGTTGGGAATCTCAGAAAACTCAGTGGGTGTTAGAGCGAGAAGTGGATTTAATTCCTATTCCTGGTAGTGTGATGGTGCCGGATTTTCGGCTTGTTCATCCTGATGGGCGAAATTTCCTATTAGAAATTATTGGTTACTGGCGTCCAGAGTATTTAAGGAAGAAATTCGCTCAGGTGCGCAAGGCCGAATGTGACAATTTGATTCTGGCGATTTCGGAACGGTTAAATTTGGATAAAGCTGGGGTTACGGTGAAGAATTTACCAGCTCAAGTTGTTTGGTTTAAAGATAAACTTTCACCGAAAGCTGTGTTAGAGCTTTTGGAATAG
- the galE gene encoding UDP-glucose 4-epimerase GalE, with protein MSQSKATVLVTGGAGYIGSHAVLALLGAGYEVVVLDNLVYGHRDIVEDVLKVKLVVGDTNDRVLLDNLFSDYDISAVMHFAAYAYVGESVTDPAKYYRNNVTGTLTLLEAMVAASINKLVFSSTCATYGVPKTVPIPEDHPQNPINPYGASKLMVERILSDFYTAYDLKSVTFRYFNAAGADPEGRLGEDHTPETHLIPLVLLTALGKRESISIFGTDYPTADGTCIRDYIHVQDLASAHVLGLDYLLKGGDSEIFNLGNGNGFSVKEVIEAARLVTKQEIKAIECDRRPGDPPALVGSSDKARKLLGWYPQYCDINTILSHAWQWHQKRHGVTDAGLRVPAA; from the coding sequence GTGTCGCAATCCAAAGCAACTGTGCTAGTTACGGGGGGAGCCGGATATATTGGCTCCCATGCTGTATTAGCCCTCTTGGGAGCTGGCTACGAAGTGGTGGTTCTAGACAATTTAGTCTATGGTCATCGAGACATAGTCGAAGATGTTCTCAAGGTGAAGTTAGTTGTCGGTGATACCAATGACCGGGTATTACTCGACAATCTTTTTAGTGACTATGATATCAGTGCAGTCATGCACTTTGCTGCCTATGCCTACGTAGGAGAGTCGGTCACTGACCCTGCTAAATATTACCGCAATAATGTTACCGGGACACTAACACTCCTGGAAGCTATGGTAGCAGCATCTATTAATAAATTAGTCTTTTCTTCTACCTGTGCTACCTACGGGGTACCAAAAACTGTACCGATTCCAGAAGATCATCCCCAAAACCCAATTAATCCCTATGGGGCGAGTAAATTAATGGTAGAGCGGATTTTATCCGATTTCTATACCGCCTATGATTTAAAATCCGTAACCTTCCGCTATTTTAATGCCGCTGGTGCTGACCCAGAGGGTAGGCTAGGGGAAGACCACACTCCCGAAACCCACCTTATCCCCTTAGTGCTGCTCACTGCTTTAGGTAAACGGGAGTCCATCTCCATTTTTGGTACCGATTATCCCACAGCTGACGGAACTTGTATTCGGGACTATATTCACGTCCAGGATTTAGCCTCTGCTCATGTTTTGGGGTTGGACTATTTGTTAAAGGGTGGGGATAGTGAAATCTTTAACTTAGGTAATGGCAACGGCTTCTCAGTCAAAGAAGTCATTGAGGCAGCCAGACTTGTCACAAAACAAGAGATCAAAGCTATAGAATGCGATCGCCGTCCTGGTGATCCGCCCGCTTTGGTCGGTAGTAGTGACAAAGCCAGAAAACTTCTGGGTTGGTATCCCCAATATTGCGATATAAATACCATCTTATCCCACGCCTGGCAATGGCATCAGAAGCGCCATGGGGTCACCGATGCTGGCCTTAGGGTTCCCGCAGCATAA
- a CDS encoding glycosyltransferase family 4 protein — translation MNKKVSLVVSDLSGGGAIRAFLLGQVLKKLNYAIEIVGFMFGKELYATPPSGFTITSVPGGKYPGVLTAARDLLKKIDGDIIYAVKPKPTSFGLSLLKKFTSRRPIILDMDDWELSWYGGDQWQYRPSLKQFGRDILTKDGQLKYPDHPLYIKWLEKFVNYADAITIDTQFLKERFGGVYLSNGKDTDLFDPEQYHPELSRKRYGLSEYRVLMFPGAPRPHKGVEDILVALEYLNQPDLRLVIVGGSPYDDYDQQLIKKWGRWILKLPRTPVEEMPEVLSAAHIVVVPQRDTLAARAQFPLKLTDGMAMAKPVLSTRVGDIPTILGDTGYLVEPSSPQQLAEAIQQVFQNLDAANHKGLQARELCVKYHSVDAMAAVLADVIADL, via the coding sequence ATGAACAAAAAAGTTTCCCTAGTTGTTAGTGACTTGTCCGGTGGTGGTGCTATCCGGGCATTTTTGCTAGGACAAGTCCTGAAAAAGCTCAACTATGCCATAGAGATTGTGGGATTTATGTTTGGGAAGGAGTTATATGCCACTCCTCCCTCTGGTTTTACCATTACTTCCGTCCCTGGTGGTAAATATCCTGGAGTCTTAACCGCTGCCCGAGACCTGTTAAAAAAGATAGATGGCGATATTATCTATGCCGTAAAACCCAAACCCACCAGTTTTGGTCTGTCTCTGCTGAAAAAGTTTACTAGCCGTCGTCCAATCATACTGGATATGGATGATTGGGAACTAAGTTGGTATGGTGGCGACCAATGGCAGTATCGTCCGAGTCTTAAACAGTTCGGTAGGGATATTCTTACCAAAGATGGTCAATTGAAATATCCAGACCATCCCCTCTATATCAAATGGCTAGAAAAGTTTGTCAATTATGCTGACGCTATCACTATAGATACTCAGTTTCTCAAGGAACGCTTCGGTGGTGTCTATCTATCCAATGGTAAAGATACCGATCTGTTTGACCCGGAGCAGTATCACCCAGAACTCAGCCGCAAGCGTTATGGGTTATCGGAGTATCGGGTATTAATGTTTCCTGGTGCGCCACGACCCCACAAAGGAGTTGAAGATATTTTAGTAGCGCTAGAGTATCTCAATCAGCCAGACTTAAGATTGGTGATTGTCGGAGGCAGTCCCTATGATGATTATGATCAACAACTCATTAAAAAATGGGGACGTTGGATTCTTAAATTGCCCAGAACCCCAGTCGAAGAAATGCCAGAGGTTCTGTCAGCAGCTCATATTGTGGTGGTTCCCCAGCGAGATACTCTGGCGGCTAGAGCTCAGTTTCCCTTAAAATTGACAGATGGTATGGCAATGGCTAAGCCAGTTTTGTCTACCCGTGTTGGGGATATCCCAACAATTTTAGGTGATACCGGTTATCTGGTTGAGCCTAGTTCGCCACAACAACTAGCTGAGGCGATTCAACAGGTATTTCAGAATCTAGATGCTGCCAATCATAAAGGACTTCAAGCCAGGGAGCTATGCGTAAAGTACCATAGTGTTGATGCCATGGCGGCAGTTCTTGCAGATGTTATTGCTGATTTATAA
- a CDS encoding ABC transporter ATP-binding protein — protein MSPNRLLLSYALRHPTWIVLTVLLGFSSAMFNSVGTTIIVPLVLEFLGQKKLELSKAPPIIQKTMGLFEGFEGGDRLLIMVLVVLLAIVLKNVANYVNILVSTHLSKKLINTFRKEGIKLLLDVDLDFYAKTKIGDIINRISQEIGRGANAIKLAIQLFTTVITIFVFVFLLISISWQLTIATSILLLGVFVINQFFVKRSKEFGKVLSEKSRGYSGALLEILTGIRLIKSVSSEQDEYQRIEKFIDEREQAEFKSQANFAAINPINEVSGILAILAIVFVGKNLLLKDSSAEELEAISTVLGIYLFLLFRLLPVISQLNGQRSRFANVSASTAIVADFLRRDNKPIMSNGKNIYTKLSQEIRIENLSFAYPGHQDSVLNGVNLSIPKGTTMALVGASGAGKSTLADLLPRFYDPVEGRITIDGTDLKDYDISSLRQAMGVVSQDTFLFNNSVRNNIAYGMKDVTEADIIAAAKRANAYEFIMQLPQGFDTKVGDRGVLLSGGQRQRMAIARALLRNPDILILDEATSALDTVSERLVQQAIDELCRDRTTVVIAHRLSTIQKAHQIVVMDKGQVVEIGTHEELLKKEGYYSRLYKMQFEHNSDGEVKNVVKKELVKTSHEVRTHLTPMIVCLQLVVNDLVDSPQERHELTEEAYHSAVRLLKTLEYLEESSAIKSIA, from the coding sequence ATGTCTCCTAATCGATTACTCCTAAGCTACGCACTACGGCATCCGACCTGGATTGTATTGACTGTCCTGCTGGGATTTTCCAGTGCCATGTTTAATAGTGTTGGTACAACCATAATTGTGCCGTTAGTGCTGGAATTTTTAGGTCAAAAGAAACTAGAGCTAAGCAAAGCCCCGCCTATCATTCAGAAAACCATGGGTCTTTTTGAGGGCTTTGAAGGGGGCGATCGCTTGCTGATTATGGTACTTGTAGTTCTCTTAGCCATTGTCCTGAAAAATGTAGCTAACTATGTCAATATCTTAGTGTCTACCCATTTATCCAAAAAATTAATTAATACCTTTCGTAAAGAAGGGATTAAATTACTTCTGGATGTGGATCTAGATTTTTATGCCAAAACCAAAATTGGTGATATTATAAATCGGATTAGTCAAGAAATTGGTCGAGGTGCAAATGCCATTAAACTTGCCATTCAATTATTTACGACGGTAATCACAATTTTTGTATTTGTATTTCTTCTAATCTCGATTTCGTGGCAACTAACTATTGCAACAAGCATTCTATTACTTGGTGTATTCGTCATTAATCAATTTTTTGTTAAGCGCTCTAAAGAATTTGGTAAGGTTCTATCAGAAAAATCCCGAGGATATTCAGGAGCCTTACTGGAAATTTTAACGGGAATTAGGTTAATTAAATCAGTTAGTAGTGAACAAGATGAATATCAACGAATTGAAAAATTTATTGATGAACGTGAACAGGCTGAATTTAAATCTCAAGCTAATTTTGCGGCAATTAACCCCATTAATGAAGTCTCGGGAATATTGGCAATTTTAGCCATCGTCTTTGTGGGCAAAAATCTCCTGTTGAAAGATAGTTCAGCAGAAGAACTGGAAGCGATATCTACTGTTTTGGGGATTTATTTATTCTTACTATTCCGTTTGTTACCAGTAATCAGTCAGTTGAATGGCCAAAGAAGTCGGTTTGCTAATGTGTCTGCTAGTACAGCAATCGTGGCTGATTTTTTGCGGCGAGACAACAAACCGATCATGAGCAATGGCAAAAATATCTACACCAAGCTATCCCAAGAAATTCGCATTGAAAATCTCTCCTTTGCCTATCCTGGTCATCAGGATTCGGTACTCAATGGGGTGAATTTGTCGATTCCTAAAGGCACTACTATGGCATTGGTAGGTGCTTCCGGTGCCGGTAAGTCAACCTTGGCAGATTTGTTGCCACGATTTTATGACCCAGTTGAAGGACGAATCACTATCGATGGCACAGATTTGAAGGATTACGATATCAGTTCCCTCAGACAAGCGATGGGGGTTGTCAGTCAGGATACGTTTTTATTTAATAATTCGGTGCGCAACAATATTGCTTATGGAATGAAAGATGTTACCGAGGCAGATATTATTGCAGCAGCGAAACGAGCTAATGCCTATGAATTTATCATGCAATTACCCCAAGGGTTTGATACCAAAGTAGGCGATCGCGGTGTACTCTTATCCGGTGGACAACGCCAACGCATGGCCATTGCCCGGGCACTGCTGCGGAATCCAGATATTTTAATTTTAGATGAAGCAACCAGTGCCTTAGATACGGTTTCCGAACGGCTAGTACAACAAGCTATTGATGAACTCTGTCGCGATCGCACAACGGTAGTCATTGCTCACCGACTGTCCACGATCCAAAAAGCTCATCAAATCGTAGTTATGGACAAAGGGCAAGTGGTTGAGATTGGCACCCATGAAGAACTGCTTAAGAAGGAGGGTTACTACTCTCGTTTGTACAAGATGCAGTTTGAGCACAATAGCGATGGAGAGGTTAAAAATGTGGTCAAAAAGGAGTTAGTCAAGACCTCCCATGAAGTGCGAACTCACCTGACCCCAATGATTGTTTGCTTGCAGTTAGTGGTTAATGACCTAGTGGATAGCCCTCAGGAACGTCATGAATTAACTGAAGAAGCCTATCACTCAGCAGTTCGTCTGCTTAAAACCTTGGAGTATTTAGAAGAAAGCTCAGCGATAAAATCAATCGCCTGA